In Aristaeella hokkaidonensis, the following are encoded in one genomic region:
- a CDS encoding L,D-transpeptidase family protein, translating into MHFRKKIKRLTTFICTVIFFCSVWNSACSGNPFDIKRVGNIHSYEDNFFRVYAEENGYLTIRIHDDVCVYRELNQRVSAGETTVEWDGCAYNKEKLYDKTYTITAVFQTDSGQTHTTSFLSPVEYPGQCLQYALPSSKTLYLDAPETWFVEYRTVKNGTVMLTLTGEGQSEASYSYKLSTTGGRINRQDFSDISKKKKPEPGQYTLKIYEVSKPEETYEYLLTVSEKKPENTSISETGEIMPDRNMSEEEIWNMMMRPSVVINIDSFKHQDVYEKQDEKSKSLGTLHGQTQGVRVIKIDGAWAFIGAWNHEEGEYVEGWVPLQKLKTEEPAEEYGLLVDKQKQTMSIFHQGKIIDTLFVSTGRAERNSLYQETSAGCFLTGYHRVNFSTNGKKYDYVIQYDGGNLLHQTPYDWGKSKKDFTLGRGYLGAKASHACIRIQPDPGDGGLNAYWLFTHLPYHTRVIILDDPEERKAANNRLKRDNNSEYQHTIPVTEDEQDDVTDDKVKITFCGKIIPGGNRNFNARKESFVSYTKKAGYQDPLSELLPLLSEDDLTCADLGGILEGNVEIAPEMKNVQYGPKGTGELFRNASIELITLTDDVLYQRDDLFNNTREEAAGYSEIMERSQPLAVRLKGHIIGFAGCSESEYLADVNVISDRIMQLKEMHCEKIVFTVSRKEDKDQNHSIIQEAMANRCVLFGADFVIFNQYGQSQGIEYIRGVPVIYNAGTIIDGSTSRKPKAYFSMLVRIQFDFTTGGENAPVTVIPVYPYGNQETDMNTYCPQAVQTQKDIDLFIRHIRNDSTDESIGRTYIRIPGQL; encoded by the coding sequence ATGCATTTCAGGAAGAAAATAAAACGGTTAACGACATTTATCTGTACTGTGATCTTTTTTTGCAGCGTATGGAACAGTGCATGCTCCGGAAACCCATTTGATATAAAGCGTGTGGGGAATATCCATTCGTATGAGGACAATTTTTTTCGCGTATACGCTGAGGAAAACGGATATCTGACGATTCGGATTCATGATGATGTTTGTGTATACAGAGAACTGAATCAGCGGGTCAGTGCCGGTGAAACGACAGTGGAATGGGATGGATGTGCATATAATAAAGAAAAATTATATGATAAAACATATACCATTACAGCTGTATTTCAAACGGATTCCGGACAAACACATACCACTTCATTTCTGTCGCCGGTCGAATATCCGGGTCAATGCCTGCAGTATGCTCTGCCTTCATCGAAAACACTGTATCTGGACGCACCGGAAACCTGGTTTGTTGAGTACAGAACAGTTAAAAACGGTACGGTCATGCTGACATTGACAGGAGAAGGACAGAGTGAAGCGTCATATAGCTATAAACTTTCCACAACCGGAGGCAGAATCAACAGACAGGATTTCAGCGATATTTCAAAGAAAAAGAAACCTGAACCAGGTCAATATACTCTGAAAATCTATGAAGTGTCCAAGCCTGAAGAAACATATGAGTACTTACTCACTGTTTCTGAGAAGAAGCCCGAGAATACTTCCATTTCAGAAACCGGTGAAATCATGCCGGATCGCAATATGTCTGAAGAAGAGATCTGGAATATGATGATGAGGCCGTCAGTTGTCATCAATATTGATTCCTTTAAGCATCAGGATGTTTATGAAAAACAGGATGAGAAAAGCAAATCGCTTGGAACACTTCACGGGCAGACGCAGGGAGTCCGGGTGATTAAGATTGACGGCGCCTGGGCGTTTATAGGCGCGTGGAATCATGAAGAGGGAGAATATGTGGAAGGGTGGGTTCCGCTTCAAAAGCTCAAAACAGAAGAACCTGCTGAAGAATACGGTTTGCTTGTAGATAAACAAAAACAAACAATGAGCATATTTCATCAGGGAAAAATCATTGATACACTCTTTGTATCCACCGGCAGAGCCGAAAGAAACAGTCTTTACCAGGAAACTTCTGCAGGCTGTTTCCTGACAGGATATCACAGGGTGAACTTTTCAACAAACGGAAAAAAATATGATTATGTTATTCAGTATGACGGAGGCAATCTGCTTCATCAGACACCTTATGACTGGGGGAAAAGTAAAAAAGACTTTACTCTTGGGCGTGGATATCTGGGTGCAAAAGCTTCCCATGCCTGTATACGAATACAGCCTGATCCCGGAGACGGCGGATTAAATGCATACTGGCTGTTTACACATCTTCCATATCATACGCGTGTTATTATCCTGGATGATCCGGAAGAAAGAAAAGCGGCCAATAACAGGCTGAAACGAGATAATAACAGCGAATACCAGCATACGATACCTGTTACAGAAGATGAACAGGACGACGTAACGGACGATAAGGTTAAAATTACTTTTTGCGGTAAAATTATTCCGGGAGGGAACAGGAATTTCAATGCAAGAAAAGAGAGTTTCGTTTCCTATACAAAAAAAGCAGGATATCAGGATCCTCTCTCGGAATTATTGCCTTTATTATCGGAGGATGATCTGACTTGCGCAGATCTGGGCGGTATCCTTGAAGGAAACGTGGAAATCGCACCGGAAATGAAAAATGTTCAATACGGTCCGAAAGGAACCGGTGAATTATTCAGAAATGCATCCATTGAACTGATTACGCTTACTGATGATGTTTTATATCAACGGGATGATCTTTTCAATAACACCCGGGAAGAAGCAGCAGGATACTCTGAAATCATGGAACGTTCCCAGCCTCTGGCAGTCAGGCTGAAAGGGCATATTATCGGATTTGCCGGATGCAGTGAAAGTGAGTATCTGGCTGATGTGAATGTCATCAGCGATCGAATCATGCAGCTGAAAGAAATGCATTGTGAAAAAATCGTATTTACGGTTAGCCGAAAAGAAGATAAAGACCAGAATCATTCCATTATCCAGGAAGCTATGGCAAACAGATGTGTTCTCTTCGGAGCTGATTTCGTCATTTTCAATCAATACGGACAGTCACAGGGAATTGAATATATCAGAGGCGTACCGGTTATATATAATGCAGGAACAATCATAGACGGAAGTACATCCAGAAAACCCAAAGCCTATTTTTCCATGCTGGTAAGGATACAGTTTGATTTTACGACAGGAGGGGAAAACGCTCCTGTAACGGTTATCCCTGTTTATCCCTATGGAAATCAGGAAACGGATATGAATACGTATTGTCCGCAAGCTGTTCAAACACAGAAGGATATAGACCTGTTTATCAGACATATCAGGAATGACTCCACTGACGAATCCATAGGAAGGACGTATATCCGTATTCCAGGTCAGTTGTAG
- a CDS encoding Mini-ribonuclease 3, translating to MKQQEALQLNALQLAYIGDSVWELIVRYKLIMKRYNVHHMHKECVSLVNAHSQAVILQKIQDELNETETEIVRRGRNAHAKHSAPRNQDPDEYAASTGFEALFGYLYLTGQNDRISRLVTIIEEVSENG from the coding sequence ATGAAACAGCAGGAAGCGCTCCAGCTGAATGCGCTGCAGCTTGCCTATATTGGAGATTCAGTATGGGAACTGATTGTAAGATATAAGCTGATCATGAAAAGATACAACGTACATCATATGCATAAAGAATGCGTCAGCCTTGTGAATGCGCATTCACAAGCTGTGATTCTGCAGAAAATACAGGATGAACTGAACGAAACGGAAACAGAGATTGTCAGAAGAGGAAGAAATGCTCATGCAAAACATTCAGCTCCGCGAAATCAGGATCCTGATGAATATGCTGCATCAACCGGATTTGAAGCATTGTTCGGATATCTGTATCTGACAGGACAGAATGACAGGATCAGCAGGCTCGTAACTATTATAGAAGAGGTGAGTGAAAATGGCTGA
- a CDS encoding RNA polymerase sigma factor has product MESGIHYTRCMYGRGEKTLSLQTEMSGSSSGSLSFDQLYELYATDVLRVSYYYLGNREMAEDVTQDVFVKLITNNPVLEEGREKAWLLKVALNRCRDLWRSSWIKKVVLGHPGFECFPAPDEIGQMADQQSLAEAVNRLKPEFKEVVLLFYYQGFNVTEIADMLQIAEGTVSSRLSRARDKLQKELKGDDQQ; this is encoded by the coding sequence TTGGAATCAGGGATCCATTACACTCGTTGTATGTACGGAAGAGGTGAGAAAACATTGTCCCTTCAGACTGAAATGTCCGGCAGCTCTTCCGGTTCTCTGTCTTTTGATCAGCTTTATGAGCTGTATGCAACCGACGTTCTTCGTGTATCCTATTACTATCTGGGCAATCGTGAAATGGCTGAAGACGTTACTCAGGATGTCTTTGTCAAGCTCATCACCAACAATCCCGTCCTTGAGGAAGGAAGGGAAAAAGCCTGGCTTCTGAAGGTTGCACTGAACCGTTGCAGGGATTTATGGCGCAGCTCCTGGATCAAGAAAGTGGTTTTGGGTCATCCCGGGTTTGAATGTTTTCCCGCGCCGGATGAAATAGGACAGATGGCTGACCAGCAATCCCTTGCTGAAGCAGTCAATCGCCTGAAACCAGAGTTTAAGGAAGTTGTCCTTTTGTTCTACTATCAGGGTTTTAATGTTACAGAAATCGCTGATATGCTTCAGATCGCAGAAGGTACAGTTTCTTCCAGGTTAAGCAGAGCCAGAGACAAGCTACAGAAAGAATTGAAAGGAGATGATCAGCAGTGA
- the smpB gene encoding SsrA-binding protein SmpB: MPHQQGIKTIAQNRKAFHDYFVEEKIECGIALFGTEVKSIRQGRINLKESWAQIRKGEIWVEGMHISPYEQGNIFNKDPMRPRKLLLHRSEIRKLEGQVMRQGYTLIPLEMYLLNGRVKLLLGLCKGKQLHDKRDSMAKKDSEREIQRAMRQRQK, from the coding sequence ATGCCGCACCAGCAAGGAATCAAAACGATTGCTCAGAACCGCAAAGCTTTTCATGATTATTTTGTTGAGGAGAAGATCGAATGCGGCATAGCGCTTTTCGGAACAGAGGTTAAAAGTATCCGGCAGGGAAGAATCAATCTGAAGGAAAGCTGGGCTCAGATCCGAAAAGGTGAAATATGGGTTGAAGGAATGCATATCAGTCCATATGAACAGGGCAATATCTTCAATAAGGATCCGATGAGACCCAGGAAGCTGCTCCTTCATCGCAGTGAAATCCGTAAACTTGAAGGTCAGGTTATGCGGCAGGGATATACGTTGATTCCCCTTGAAATGTATCTCCTGAACGGACGGGTGAAGCTTCTTCTCGGACTGTGCAAAGGCAAACAGCTTCACGACAAGAGGGACAGTATGGCTAAAAAAGACTCAGAGAGAGAAATACAACGCGCTATGAGGCAAAGACAGAAATAA
- the thyX gene encoding FAD-dependent thymidylate synthase produces MAEQKKLKVILLRHTLSPEETIALSAKLCYSKSTIEDLKEKISQKDQSAFIEKLMGMGHESVLEHVTFSFGVEGVSRVLLAQLTRHRIASFSVQSQRYVSYENGFGFIMPDSIAALGEDAVQQYQKQMDTIESWYVEWQKKLGKGEKSNEDARFVLPNACETRLVVTMNVRELRHFFSLRMCNRAQWEIRKMAEEMFRICFDIAPALFTDAGPACIRGKCPEGEKTCGMAAEIRKNREALIRSRKEEV; encoded by the coding sequence ATGGCTGAACAGAAGAAACTGAAAGTAATCCTTCTCCGTCACACGCTTTCACCGGAAGAAACGATTGCGCTGAGTGCAAAACTATGCTACTCAAAATCAACAATAGAAGATCTGAAAGAAAAAATATCTCAGAAAGATCAATCTGCATTTATCGAAAAGCTCATGGGGATGGGTCATGAATCCGTGCTGGAACATGTCACGTTTTCCTTTGGTGTTGAAGGAGTCAGCCGGGTTCTTCTTGCACAGTTGACAAGACATCGTATTGCCAGTTTCTCTGTTCAGAGTCAGCGATATGTTTCCTATGAAAACGGATTTGGGTTTATCATGCCCGACAGTATTGCAGCACTGGGTGAAGATGCGGTACAACAGTACCAGAAGCAGATGGACACAATAGAATCCTGGTATGTTGAATGGCAGAAAAAGCTTGGAAAAGGCGAAAAATCCAATGAAGATGCCCGTTTTGTGCTTCCCAACGCATGTGAAACCAGGCTGGTAGTGACAATGAATGTCCGCGAACTGAGGCATTTCTTCTCATTGAGAATGTGCAACAGAGCACAATGGGAAATCAGAAAAATGGCAGAAGAAATGTTCAGGATATGCTTTGATATTGCCCCTGCGTTGTTTACGGATGCCGGACCTGCGTGTATCCGGGGAAAATGTCCTGAGGGCGAAAAGACATGCGGTATGGCTGCTGAAATCCGTAAAAACAGGGAAGCTTTAATCCGGTCACGTAAGGAGGAAGTCTGA
- a CDS encoding cyclic-di-AMP receptor produces MKLIIAIVQDEDASKLLSVLMQQGFGVTKLATTGGFLKAGNTTLLLGVDDNRIDEAVNIVESVCKSRKQISTVSPSVSGGISQNEYSSYPIEVTVGGATMFVLTVDQFLKV; encoded by the coding sequence ATGAAGCTTATCATCGCTATTGTTCAGGATGAGGACGCATCAAAGCTTCTGTCCGTTTTAATGCAGCAGGGATTTGGCGTGACCAAACTGGCAACCACAGGCGGATTCCTGAAGGCGGGAAACACCACTTTGCTGCTCGGCGTGGATGACAACAGGATTGATGAAGCTGTGAACATTGTTGAATCTGTATGCAAAAGCAGGAAACAGATTTCCACAGTTTCGCCGTCAGTGTCCGGCGGTATTTCACAGAATGAGTATTCATCCTATCCGATTGAAGTCACTGTCGGGGGAGCGACGATGTTTGTCCTGACTGTAGATCAGTTCCTGAAAGTCTAA
- a CDS encoding glucose-1-phosphate adenylyltransferase, which produces MLRKKTCIAMLLAGGQGSRLGILTKNVAKPAVPYGGKYRIIDFPLSNCTNSGIDTVGVLTQYQPLELNAYIGSGAPWDLDISNGGVFVLPPYQKGKSGEWYRGTANAIYQNMAFIEQYHPDYVLILSGDHIYKMDYNAMLDYHISHGADATIAVREVPWEEASRFGIMNTDPDGTIVEFEEKPQNPKSNKASMGVYIFTWEKLRHYLTEDEADKNSSNDFGKNIIPNMLRDKQVLVAYDFNGYWKDVGTIESLWEANMDLIDNPMPMNMHDKKWRIYSKNPGMPPHYISEGAVVTDTLITEGCEVYGKVNHSVLFAGVVVEEGADIEYSVVMPGSIIKRGAIVRRSIVAENATVGAGSIIGEDSGNIAVIGQGVTLPAGVSVPSGTQVDESYTF; this is translated from the coding sequence GTGTTAAGAAAGAAGACCTGCATTGCGATGCTTTTGGCCGGAGGGCAGGGCAGCCGTCTTGGTATACTGACAAAAAATGTTGCAAAACCTGCTGTACCGTACGGAGGAAAATACAGAATTATTGATTTCCCTCTGAGCAATTGTACCAACAGCGGTATCGACACAGTAGGCGTACTGACGCAGTACCAGCCTCTGGAACTGAACGCCTATATCGGAAGCGGTGCTCCCTGGGATCTGGATATATCCAACGGCGGTGTTTTCGTACTGCCTCCATACCAGAAAGGGAAAAGCGGAGAATGGTATCGCGGTACTGCAAATGCCATTTATCAGAACATGGCATTCATTGAGCAGTATCACCCGGACTATGTTCTGATACTGAGCGGTGATCACATTTACAAAATGGATTATAATGCAATGCTTGATTATCATATCAGCCACGGAGCAGATGCGACAATCGCAGTACGCGAAGTCCCCTGGGAGGAAGCATCACGATTTGGAATAATGAATACCGATCCTGACGGCACAATCGTGGAATTTGAGGAAAAACCTCAGAATCCCAAAAGCAATAAAGCCTCCATGGGCGTATATATCTTTACATGGGAAAAGCTCCGCCATTATCTCACGGAGGATGAAGCAGACAAGAACAGCTCCAATGACTTTGGCAAAAACATCATACCGAATATGCTCAGAGACAAACAGGTTCTTGTCGCTTATGATTTCAACGGATACTGGAAAGATGTAGGTACCATAGAGAGCCTGTGGGAAGCCAATATGGATCTTATAGACAATCCGATGCCCATGAACATGCATGACAAAAAGTGGCGCATCTATTCCAAAAATCCGGGCATGCCGCCGCATTATATTTCAGAAGGTGCAGTCGTCACGGATACACTGATTACCGAAGGCTGTGAAGTATACGGCAAAGTGAATCACTCAGTTTTGTTTGCCGGAGTGGTTGTTGAGGAAGGAGCCGACATTGAATACAGTGTCGTGATGCCGGGAAGTATCATTAAGCGCGGCGCTATTGTACGCCGTTCCATTGTGGCTGAAAATGCCACAGTAGGTGCCGGATCAATCATCGGTGAAGACAGCGGAAATATCGCGGTGATCGGGCAGGGAGTGACGCTGCCTGCAGGTGTTTCAGTTCCGTCAGGCACACAGGTTGATGAATCCTATACTTTTTAA
- a CDS encoding DUF362 domain-containing protein, with protein MAYKISDECISCGACAAECPVSAISEGDGKYEINPDTCIECGACAETCPVGAPAQA; from the coding sequence ATGGCTTACAAAATTTCTGATGAATGCATCAGCTGCGGCGCTTGTGCTGCTGAATGTCCCGTATCCGCTATCAGCGAGGGTGACGGCAAATACGAGATCAATCCTGACACCTGCATTGAATGCGGTGCTTGTGCTGAGACCTGCCCTGTGGGAGCTCCCGCTCAGGCCTGA
- the sigH gene encoding RNA polymerase sporulation sigma factor SigH — translation MNNHPERIEETDNGEEIIPFRERFSGYSDEEIVQLCHDGDTMAEEFLLNKYKNFVRSKARSYFLIGADHEDIVQEGMIGLYKAIRDYKQEKLSSFRAFAELCITRQIITAIKTATRQKHIPLNSYVSLNKPLYDEESDRTLLDIIMEGNSGNPEEMIINQENLGNIHRKINEVLSGLEQEVLAAYLDGKSYQEIAETLGRHVKSIDNALQRVKRKLEKYLEENGCF, via the coding sequence ATGAACAATCATCCTGAGAGGATTGAGGAAACCGATAACGGAGAAGAAATCATTCCGTTCAGGGAAAGATTCAGCGGATATTCCGATGAAGAGATTGTACAGCTATGCCATGACGGCGATACAATGGCGGAAGAATTTCTCCTGAACAAGTACAAAAATTTTGTCAGGTCCAAAGCAAGAAGCTACTTTCTGATCGGCGCTGATCATGAAGACATCGTCCAGGAAGGCATGATAGGGTTGTATAAAGCAATCCGCGACTACAAACAGGAAAAACTCAGTTCATTCCGTGCTTTTGCTGAGCTGTGCATTACAAGGCAGATTATCACGGCCATTAAAACGGCCACCAGACAGAAACATATACCGCTGAACAGCTATGTATCATTAAATAAACCTTTATATGATGAAGAAAGCGACAGAACTCTTCTTGATATCATCATGGAGGGTAACAGTGGCAATCCGGAAGAAATGATCATCAATCAGGAGAATCTGGGTAATATACACCGGAAAATCAACGAGGTTCTATCCGGGCTGGAGCAGGAAGTCCTGGCAGCATATCTTGACGGTAAAAGCTATCAGGAAATCGCAGAAACACTAGGCAGACATGTTAAATCTATAGACAATGCATTGCAAAGAGTTAAGAGAAAACTTGAAAAATATCTTGAAGAAAACGGCTGTTTCTGA
- a CDS encoding THUMP domain-containing class I SAM-dependent RNA methyltransferase: MSHLFHCYASAAFGMEGLVSRELKNNGLHDVEAENGFVLFSASGEELFLANMKLHFSDRLFIILTAGECKSFEDLFQLVSSVRWTDYFSPDNFIDISCKCTRSRLMSQRDCQSITKKAIIENVKKATGQKTFPESGSALSVHVSVRNDLVRILLNTSGEALSRRGYRTWNGEAPLRETLAAALVELSGWRPGQPLHDPCCGTGTILIEAALQSGRIAPGINRQFAMENYKCFRFLCFSSLRASLKAMESRECISGISGSDLDPEALELAKRHIAQAGLGSNAIHLEHLPLQELNLETENGVFICNPPYGERLSDQAGCRKLYHDLFLLKKRHPSWKLCAISSDPAFERSFGKKADRKRRLYNGRLECVYYIYN, from the coding sequence ATGAGTCATCTATTTCATTGTTATGCCAGCGCCGCTTTCGGTATGGAAGGACTTGTTTCAAGGGAACTGAAAAATAACGGACTGCACGATGTTGAGGCCGAAAACGGTTTCGTCCTTTTTTCCGCATCCGGTGAAGAACTATTCCTTGCCAATATGAAACTTCATTTCAGCGACAGATTGTTTATTATTCTGACCGCCGGAGAATGCAAAAGCTTTGAAGATCTTTTTCAGCTTGTTTCTTCTGTCCGCTGGACTGATTATTTCTCCCCGGATAATTTTATCGACATATCCTGCAAATGTACCAGAAGCCGGTTAATGAGCCAGCGTGACTGTCAGTCAATAACCAAAAAGGCAATCATAGAAAACGTGAAAAAAGCAACCGGGCAAAAAACTTTTCCCGAATCTGGTTCTGCCCTTTCAGTCCATGTCTCCGTAAGAAACGATCTGGTCAGGATCCTCCTGAACACCTCAGGAGAAGCGCTCTCCCGTCGGGGATATCGTACCTGGAACGGTGAAGCTCCTCTTCGTGAAACGCTGGCTGCAGCTCTCGTGGAGCTGAGCGGATGGAGGCCGGGGCAGCCTCTTCATGATCCCTGCTGCGGAACAGGGACAATTCTGATTGAAGCAGCACTTCAATCCGGCAGGATCGCCCCAGGAATCAACAGACAGTTCGCCATGGAAAATTACAAATGCTTCCGGTTCCTTTGTTTCTCATCTCTTCGTGCTTCCCTGAAAGCAATGGAATCAAGAGAATGCATTTCCGGCATCAGCGGTTCGGATCTCGATCCTGAAGCGCTTGAACTTGCAAAAAGACATATTGCTCAGGCCGGTCTGGGCAGTAATGCAATCCATCTGGAACATCTTCCGCTCCAGGAATTAAATCTTGAAACGGAAAATGGTGTTTTTATCTGTAATCCGCCATACGGCGAACGACTCAGCGACCAGGCCGGCTGCCGTAAACTCTATCATGATCTTTTCCTGCTGAAGAAGCGTCATCCATCCTGGAAACTCTGTGCGATTTCATCAGACCCTGCTTTTGAAAGAAGCTTTGGCAAAAAGGCAGACCGAAAACGTCGTTTATATAACGGACGTCTTGAATGCGTATATTACATCTACAACTGA
- the holB gene encoding DNA polymerase III subunit delta', producing MLSFEDFRLQGPEIDALKKQITEHRLVHAVLITGQPGAGKRTLAGLIARSLMCSSDREKPCGQCDGCRLTLAGEHPDITVIEKGNPISPDVQKGRTTIPVEDIREMIRLCSRYAYGGGNRVVMIPDAENMTPQAQNSLLKILEEPPQNTFFLMTTSHPEQILTTVRSRCRNIKLIPWDEKYITEVIVSSGVEQEIAEKAARVSGGSIGNAIRLSSDDSYWKLKDEIVKAFFGNRKRSEVLNISTSWKDRKGSSDQLFDILEDIVRQLLKYRLFHDGKDYPEDYSKEWQRFAEKAPLERFTLLTDAIACARKQNASNVNFQAVIEQLLLTLIGECDLWAE from the coding sequence ATGTTGTCATTTGAAGATTTTCGTCTGCAGGGACCTGAAATAGATGCTCTGAAAAAACAGATTACAGAGCATCGGCTTGTTCATGCTGTACTGATTACCGGGCAGCCTGGTGCTGGAAAACGAACACTCGCCGGACTGATTGCAAGATCCCTGATGTGTTCATCTGACAGGGAGAAACCATGCGGTCAATGTGACGGCTGCAGGCTGACGCTGGCAGGAGAGCATCCGGATATAACAGTCATCGAAAAGGGCAATCCCATCTCACCGGATGTACAAAAAGGCAGGACGACTATTCCTGTGGAAGATATCCGTGAAATGATCAGATTGTGCAGCAGATATGCCTACGGTGGAGGCAACAGGGTTGTAATGATTCCTGATGCTGAAAACATGACGCCGCAGGCGCAGAACAGTTTGCTGAAGATTCTGGAAGAACCGCCCCAAAACACTTTTTTTCTGATGACAACAAGCCATCCAGAACAGATCCTGACGACCGTACGGAGCAGATGCCGGAATATCAAACTCATCCCCTGGGATGAAAAATATATAACGGAAGTCATTGTTTCATCCGGAGTCGAACAGGAAATAGCCGAAAAGGCGGCCAGGGTTTCCGGCGGTTCAATCGGAAACGCAATCAGGCTTTCATCTGATGATTCATACTGGAAGCTGAAAGATGAAATAGTGAAGGCGTTCTTCGGAAACAGAAAACGAAGCGAGGTTCTCAATATATCAACATCCTGGAAAGACAGGAAGGGTTCGTCTGATCAGCTTTTTGATATTCTTGAGGATATTGTCCGGCAGTTGCTGAAATATCGGCTTTTTCATGACGGGAAAGATTATCCTGAAGATTATTCAAAAGAATGGCAGCGTTTTGCAGAGAAAGCCCCGCTTGAAAGGTTTACTCTTCTCACAGATGCCATAGCATGTGCCAGAAAGCAGAATGCGAGCAATGTCAATTTTCAGGCAGTTATAGAACAATTACTTTTAACACTTATAGGAGAATGTGATTTATGGGCAGAATAA
- the rlmB gene encoding 23S rRNA (guanosine(2251)-2'-O)-methyltransferase RlmB, which produces MAYDSKKNTEKSSGRRMQKSAPEKRRSYSSERKKNFPDKDSAAQQSYQQFEYRNHETRINPNERTEQNNEYILTGRNPIREALKSHHDLEKLLVQKGELSGSAREIVQKAKEQKIQIQVVEKSRLDAIATNHQGLIAFASAYQYSSVDDILNTAFEKGEDPFLILLDGITDPHNLGAIIRTAECTGAHGIIIPQHRSVGLTPSAVKSSAGAVEYVKVARVSNLARTIEYLQEKNIWLYAVTMNGNDYRKTDFTGGVALVIGAEEDGISRLVAEKCDYTVSLPMKGKIESLNASVAAGIMMYRVLECRK; this is translated from the coding sequence ATGGCATATGATTCCAAAAAGAATACAGAGAAATCCAGCGGCAGGCGCATGCAGAAGAGTGCTCCTGAAAAACGACGTTCATACAGCAGCGAAAGAAAAAAGAATTTCCCTGATAAGGACAGTGCTGCCCAGCAAAGCTATCAGCAGTTTGAATACAGGAACCATGAAACACGGATAAACCCGAATGAGAGAACAGAACAAAATAATGAATATATCCTCACGGGCAGAAATCCGATCCGGGAAGCATTAAAAAGCCATCATGATCTTGAAAAACTGCTTGTTCAGAAGGGCGAGCTTTCAGGATCAGCGAGAGAAATCGTCCAAAAGGCAAAAGAACAGAAAATACAGATTCAGGTTGTCGAGAAATCGAGACTGGATGCGATTGCAACCAATCATCAGGGCCTCATTGCTTTTGCATCGGCTTATCAGTATTCATCGGTGGACGATATACTGAATACCGCTTTTGAAAAAGGTGAAGATCCATTTCTTATCCTGCTGGACGGAATTACGGATCCCCACAATCTGGGCGCTATCATCCGGACAGCTGAGTGTACCGGCGCACATGGCATTATTATTCCCCAGCACAGAAGTGTCGGCCTTACACCGTCAGCCGTCAAGTCTTCCGCCGGTGCTGTTGAATATGTAAAAGTGGCAAGAGTCAGCAACCTGGCCCGAACTATTGAATATCTCCAGGAAAAGAATATCTGGCTGTATGCTGTCACGATGAATGGAAATGATTACAGGAAAACAGATTTCACAGGAGGCGTTGCGCTTGTCATCGGTGCAGAAGAAGATGGTATCAGCCGTCTGGTTGCTGAAAAATGTGATTATACCGTATCGCTTCCTATGAAGGGGAAAATTGAGAGCCTGAATGCTTCTGTGGCTGCCGGTATCATGATGTATCGTGTCCTTGAATGCAGAAAATAA